In Aminobacterium sp. MB27-C1, a single genomic region encodes these proteins:
- a CDS encoding metallophosphoesterase, with the protein MSLYVTGDKHGVIEMDELLPFYHAIGKNLNAQDYLLIAGDFGLLFAPEPTEKEIQWMDWLSSAPWTTLFIDGNHENFTRLDALPTEIRFGNPVGVVKDKKIFHLRRGYIYTIAGYSCFAFGGALSLDRCFRRPGLSWWEREIPSEEEIVRGWQSLEAVHWNVDYVFTHMAPLSVLIELLRTKYIGVQINPCHVPRDPVAIYFDTLIPRLHFQKWYFGHLHVQTPPFVLQTKKQGAFQGVYRHVLPIEVENKEQSTELAVKETCTYSLSQILLKSKSLIKLIEQHGEVLNMWLKFRKPPQAHDIMAFQSIVRRSTCNEIEESIHISQNKGYYHLLLILKVEYKEKQH; encoded by the coding sequence ATGTCCCTTTATGTCACCGGCGATAAGCACGGAGTCATAGAAATGGATGAGTTGTTACCTTTTTATCATGCGATAGGTAAAAATTTAAATGCGCAAGATTATTTGCTCATTGCAGGTGATTTTGGCCTTCTTTTTGCTCCAGAACCGACAGAAAAAGAAATACAATGGATGGATTGGCTTTCGTCCGCGCCATGGACGACTCTTTTTATAGATGGGAATCACGAGAATTTTACAAGACTTGACGCCCTTCCCACTGAGATACGTTTTGGAAACCCTGTTGGAGTAGTAAAAGACAAAAAAATATTTCATCTGAGGCGAGGTTATATATATACCATCGCTGGTTACTCGTGTTTTGCGTTTGGAGGAGCACTGAGTTTAGACAGATGTTTTCGAAGGCCTGGCCTTTCATGGTGGGAGAGAGAAATACCTTCCGAGGAGGAAATTGTACGAGGATGGCAGTCTTTAGAAGCCGTACACTGGAATGTCGATTATGTATTTACTCATATGGCACCTTTATCTGTTTTAATAGAGTTGCTACGAACAAAATATATTGGGGTTCAGATCAATCCGTGTCACGTTCCTCGAGATCCAGTAGCCATTTATTTTGATACGTTAATTCCTCGTCTTCATTTTCAAAAATGGTATTTTGGTCATCTTCATGTTCAAACTCCTCCTTTCGTTCTTCAAACAAAAAAACAAGGAGCTTTTCAGGGGGTATACCGCCATGTTTTACCTATTGAAGTAGAAAATAAAGAGCAATCTACGGAACTAGCAGTTAAAGAAACATGCACGTATAGCCTTTCTCAAATTCTTCTCAAAAGTAAATCTCTCATAAAATTAATAGAGCAGCATGGAGAAGTGCTCAATATGTGGTTAAAATTTAGGAAACCTCCTCAGGCTCACGATATTATGGCTTTTCAATCTATTGTCCGCCGATCTACATGTAACGAAATTGAAGAGTCTATACATATATCTCAAAATAAAGGCTATTATCATCTTTTACTTATACTTAAGGTTGAATATAAAGAAAAGCAACATTGA
- a CDS encoding cold-shock protein: protein MLTKLQKSRSKNILGGNILTQGTVKWFNGTKGYGFITGEDGKDYFVHFSAIQVDGFKTLDEGQQVSFDIETGKKGPQAANVKPL, encoded by the coding sequence ATGCTTACCAAGCTGCAGAAAAGTCGCAGTAAAAACATTTTAGGAGGCAACATCTTGACACAAGGAACAGTAAAATGGTTTAACGGCACAAAGGGCTATGGTTTTATCACAGGTGAGGACGGAAAGGATTATTTCGTTCATTTTAGCGCCATCCAGGTTGATGGTTTTAAGACTCTTGATGAGGGACAGCAGGTTTCTTTCGATATTGAGACCGGCAAGAAAGGTCCTCAGGCTGCCAACGTTAAACCTCTGTAA